A genomic segment from Corylus avellana chromosome ca5, CavTom2PMs-1.0 encodes:
- the LOC132181745 gene encoding wax ester synthase/diacylglycerol acyltransferase 11-like: protein MENFREGLEPVSPYGHYFNSSELYVSIIGVFEYEIPINLVHAMSWLENVFLPIHPRFSSIMVTNEKGEKKWKMVEVKLEDHVNVPIIPTGLSPTAYDEHLDDCISNIGMEKFPQNKPMWEVHIFNHPTSNAAATLIIKVHHALGDGYSVMSALLSCVQRADNPSLPLTLPSRRSTEAQSGNKSAWARVTQLFSLALNTASDFGWSFLKSTLVEDDLTPIRSGAEGAGFLPLTLSSMTFSLDRIKHIKTKLGVTVNDIIVGIIFYGTRLCMQEISHKSSNSNSTALVLLNTRKVRNYKSIKEMVGDSEAPWGNRIAFLHVPIPKFNDPKSSNPLEYVLEAQKIIKKRRTSLGVYFTDRLLDIVKKLKGPEAAARYVHGTLRNSSMTISNMIGPMEQVTMANHPLKGFYFMTPGLAQNLTITIVSYMGNLRVTAGIEKGLLDPLKFKSCVENAFQMMLKAADEAAARYVHGTLRNSSMTISNMIGPMEQNLTITIVSYMVNLRVTAGIEKGLLDPQKFKSCAENAFQMMLKAADEVPAHKKF from the exons ATGGAGAACTTCAGGGAAGGATTGGAGCCAGTGAGTCCCTATGGACACTACTTCAACAGCTCTGAACTATATGTATCTATTATTGGTGTTTTTGAATATGAGATACCCATCAACCTCGTCCATGCCATGTCATGGCTCGAGAATGTTTTCCTCCCCATCCATCCACGCTTCTCCTCAATCATG GTTACAAATGAAAAGGgtgagaaaaaatggaaaatggttgAAGTGAAGCTTGAAGATCATGTTAACGTCCCTATTATCCCAACTGGCTTGTCACCCACAGCATACGATGAACATCTTGACGACTGCATTTCAAATATTGGAATGGAGAAGTTCCCACAAAATAAACCGATGTGGGAAGTTCATATATTTAACCATCCAACAAGCAATGCAGCTGCCACTCTCATAATCAAGGTCCACCATGCGCTTGGCGATGGCTACTCAGTCATGAGTGCACTTCTTTCTTGTGTGCAAAGGGCTGACAATCCTTCACTTCCGCTCACATTGCCTTCACGCCGGAGCACAGAAGCACAAAGTGGAAACAAAAGTGCTTGGGCGAGAGTGACTCAACTCTTTTCCTTGGCCTTGAACACTGCATCAGATTTTGGATGGAGCTTTTTGAAGAGCACTTTGGTTGAAGATGATCTAACGCCGATAAGGTCTGGGGCTGAAGGAGCCGGGTTTTTGCCACTCACGTTATCAAGCATGACATTCTCTCTTGATCGTATCAAACACATTAAGACCAAGCTTGGAGTG ACGGTGAATGATATAATTGTTGGGATAATCTTCTATGGCACCCGGTTATGCATGCAAGAGATAAGCCATAAATCAAGCAATTCAAATTCTACAGCATTGGTGTTGCTCAACACTAGGAAAGTTAGGAACTATAAATCAATCAAGGAGATGGTGGGAGACTCAGAGGCACCATGGGGGAACCGAATTGCCTTCTTGCATGTACCAATACCAAAGTTTAATGATCCTAAATCCTCAAACCCACTTGAGTATGTGTTGGAAGCACAAAAGATAATCAAGAAGAGGAGAACCTCATTAGGTGTTTATTTCACTGATAGGCTTTTGGACATTGTGAAGAAACTTAAAGGCCCAGAG GCAGCTGCTAGATATGTCCATGGGACATTGAGGAACTCCAGTATGACGATCTCAAACATGATTGGGCCAATGGAACAAGTGACTATGGCTAATCATCCGCTTAAAggcttttattttatgacaCCTGGTTTAGCTCAA AATCTTACTATAACAATAGTAAGTTACATGGGAAATCTGAGGGTTACTGCTGGGATTGAAAAAGGACTCTTAGATCCCCTAAAGTTCAAGTCATGCGTGGAAAATGCCTTTCAGATGATGCTCAAAGCCGCAGATGAG GCAGCTGCTAGATATGTTCATGGGACATTGAGAAACTCCAGTATGACGATCTCAAACATGATTGGGCCAATGGAACAA AATCTTACTATAACAATAGTAAGTTACATGGTAAATTTGAGGGTTACTGCTGGGATTGAAAAAGGACTCTTAGATCCCCAAAAGTTCAAGTCATGCGCGGAAAACGCCTTTCAGATGATGCTCAAAGCCGCAGATGAGGTTCCTGCACACAAAAAGTTTTAA